One window of Helicobacter winghamensis ATCC BAA-430 genomic DNA carries:
- a CDS encoding AsmA family protein produces MKKFLKILGGVIIVLLLVVGGLLAWLFSSSGNAFLKDKITEIANQKAPIGLEFTHFNLGFNSYAFAITDKQNSKIAINGDYSLFTLNTNAKINAILKDLSPYEKLLGMRLNGGVSIDGDIIKQANHLVVKANINAFNSAIFADVSLEDFKPKRLFLNSKEGINIESLLAFLNQPKYATGRILLNADMDISNLQAPSGGFTIASSAITPNATLLKKAYGLMLPNDSIKLAINGVAKGDSITTELLATSSYLTMESKNLKANIVDFSSNGAIQISVKNIGFNDFMLKTPLVANLNLKSSKITNQEATLALNILTNPILAHIVMPNYTPQSIKLNAQDLSLNELVNLAGSYVDMKDYALNGSLNLNALVDKIQLSPLSYTLKGDVKSTLANLSYQGLELGKNNTLSAEFSGNAKDLKVQAKSDLFDSKMLANAELQNNAPKNAQVEIEALNLQKLAKLLQYDAQGALNAKVDLKNFESFDGDFSLDSKQITLAKKTLNALSGMEFKKDLSFALNGSGELKNGEGTASLNIDGKDIQAIIKNVKVNLKNNAYSADFALSTPEIANINPLKMALKGALALNGSAGFENNKPSLILQNSDFGSLNLALKNEKLLLSGKDLDLKKIANFTDNGKLIKGGIANINADLSIQGNDAKSIIKHLNGSAELNTRDLEIYSLDIDALAKSYENTNSVNLLDVGAFVLAGPLGIAATKGSNAGMLGLNSVVNSKSVIKELEAKFILKNGVAHAQDVAFATGKTRLAAIGAINLNNNAFENFSIGLLDEKNCAKYAQKIKGTLDNPKIEITQTTIKTAVNLANSIFKKLKKGAEVVTEPVLGEAKACTPFYNGSVKHPQ; encoded by the coding sequence ATGAAAAAGTTTTTAAAAATTCTTGGTGGCGTTATTATTGTTTTGCTACTTGTTGTTGGGGGCTTGTTGGCTTGGCTATTTTCAAGCAGTGGAAATGCATTTTTAAAAGATAAAATCACAGAAATAGCAAACCAAAAAGCTCCGATAGGCTTAGAATTTACGCATTTTAATTTAGGCTTTAATTCTTATGCGTTTGCAATCACAGATAAGCAAAATTCTAAAATCGCAATCAATGGGGATTATTCACTTTTTACGCTGAATACAAATGCAAAAATTAATGCGATACTTAAAGATTTATCCCCTTATGAAAAACTTTTAGGAATGCGTTTAAATGGTGGCGTTAGTATAGATGGCGATATTATCAAGCAAGCCAATCATTTAGTGGTTAAAGCAAATATTAATGCGTTTAATAGCGCGATTTTTGCCGATGTGAGTTTAGAAGACTTCAAGCCTAAACGCTTATTTTTAAATAGTAAAGAAGGTATTAATATAGAATCTTTGCTAGCCTTTTTAAATCAGCCTAAATACGCCACAGGTAGAATTCTTCTTAATGCGGATATGGACATTTCAAATTTGCAAGCACCAAGTGGGGGATTTACCATTGCTTCAAGTGCGATTACTCCAAATGCTACACTTTTGAAAAAAGCTTATGGACTAATGCTTCCTAACGATTCTATTAAGCTTGCAATTAATGGCGTTGCAAAGGGTGATAGTATCACCACAGAATTGCTTGCAACTTCTAGCTATTTAACAATGGAATCTAAAAATCTAAAAGCAAACATTGTAGATTTTTCTAGCAATGGCGCGATACAAATAAGCGTGAAAAATATCGGCTTTAATGATTTTATGTTAAAAACTCCGCTTGTGGCAAATCTTAATTTAAAATCTAGCAAAATTACAAATCAAGAAGCAACACTTGCCCTAAATATTCTAACAAATCCAATTTTAGCGCATATTGTAATGCCAAACTACACACCGCAAAGCATAAAATTAAATGCGCAAGATTTGAGCTTAAATGAGCTTGTTAATCTAGCAGGAAGCTATGTAGATATGAAAGATTACGCATTAAATGGAAGTTTAAATCTAAATGCGCTTGTGGATAAAATCCAGCTTTCCCCATTAAGTTACACACTAAAAGGTGATGTAAAAAGCACGCTTGCAAACTTAAGTTATCAAGGTTTAGAACTTGGCAAGAATAACACACTAAGTGCAGAATTTAGCGGAAATGCTAAGGATTTAAAGGTGCAAGCAAAAAGTGATTTGTTTGACTCTAAAATGCTTGCAAATGCAGAGTTGCAAAACAATGCGCCCAAAAATGCACAAGTAGAAATTGAAGCTTTAAATTTGCAAAAGCTTGCAAAACTTCTACAATATGATGCGCAAGGTGCTTTAAATGCAAAAGTAGATTTAAAGAATTTTGAAAGCTTTGATGGAGATTTTAGTTTAGATTCCAAACAAATTACACTTGCAAAGAAAACTTTAAATGCCTTAAGTGGAATGGAGTTTAAAAAGGATTTGAGTTTTGCTCTAAATGGTAGTGGTGAGTTAAAAAATGGAGAAGGCACAGCTTCTTTAAACATTGATGGCAAGGATATTCAAGCAATCATTAAAAATGTAAAAGTTAATCTAAAAAACAATGCATATTCTGCGGATTTTGCTCTAAGCACACCTGAGATTGCAAACATTAATCCTCTCAAAATGGCACTAAAAGGTGCGTTAGCGCTTAATGGAAGTGCAGGTTTTGAAAATAATAAGCCAAGCCTAATTCTTCAAAATAGCGATTTTGGAAGCTTAAATCTAGCCTTAAAAAATGAAAAATTGCTTCTTAGTGGTAAAGATTTAGATTTGAAAAAAATTGCAAACTTTACAGATAATGGTAAGTTAATTAAAGGTGGAATCGCAAATATTAATGCGGATTTAAGTATTCAGGGGAATGATGCAAAAAGCATTATTAAGCATTTAAATGGAAGTGCAGAGCTAAACACTAGGGATTTAGAGATTTATAGCCTTGATATTGACGCGTTAGCAAAAAGTTATGAAAACACAAACAGCGTAAATTTACTTGATGTGGGTGCATTTGTGCTAGCAGGTCCGCTTGGGATTGCCGCAACAAAAGGAAGCAATGCAGGAATGCTTGGGTTAAATTCTGTGGTAAATTCTAAGAGTGTGATTAAGGAATTAGAAGCAAAATTTATCCTTAAAAATGGAGTAGCACACGCACAAGATGTAGCCTTTGCAACAGGTAAAACTAGATTAGCAGCCATTGGTGCGATTAACCTTAATAATAATGCATTTGAAAACTTCTCCATTGGACTTTTAGATGAAAAAAATTGTGCAAAATATGCGCAAAAGATTAAAGGAACGCTAGATAATCCTAAAATTGAAATCACACAAACCACAATCAAAACGGCAGTAAATCTTGCAAATTCTATCTTTAAAAAGCTAAAAAAGGGAGCAGAAGTTGTTACAGAGCCTGTTTTAGGGGAAGCTAAAGCTTGCACACCATTTTATAATGGTAGCGTGAAACATCCACAATAA
- a CDS encoding exodeoxyribonuclease III translates to MRLISWNVNGLRACMNKGFMEFFNSVNADVFCIQESKMQREQAEFDFPNYEEYWNSAEKKGYSGVAIFSKIKPLSVEYDMGIAHHDKEGRIITAEFSDFYLVNVYTPNSKRELERLEYRMEWEDDFRTFLKNLESKKPVIVCGDLNVAHKEIDLKNPKTNRRNAGFTDEEREKMSALLDSGFTDTYRHFYPEKQGAYTWWSYMGKARANNTGWRIDYFLCSKILDSRLKSASIYPEILGSDHCPVGIEID, encoded by the coding sequence ATGCGATTAATTTCTTGGAATGTTAATGGACTAAGAGCGTGTATGAACAAGGGATTTATGGAGTTTTTTAACTCTGTAAATGCTGATGTGTTTTGTATCCAAGAATCAAAAATGCAAAGAGAGCAGGCGGAATTTGATTTTCCAAATTATGAAGAATATTGGAATAGCGCAGAAAAAAAAGGCTATTCTGGAGTAGCAATTTTTAGCAAGATAAAACCTTTAAGCGTGGAATATGATATGGGGATTGCCCACCACGATAAAGAAGGGCGTATTATTACAGCAGAATTTAGCGATTTTTATCTTGTGAATGTCTATACGCCTAATTCTAAAAGAGAGCTTGAACGCTTGGAATATAGAATGGAATGGGAAGATGATTTTCGCACGTTTTTGAAAAACTTAGAATCTAAAAAGCCTGTGATTGTGTGTGGTGATCTTAATGTCGCACATAAAGAGATTGATTTAAAAAACCCTAAAACAAATCGTAGAAATGCAGGATTTACTGACGAAGAAAGAGAAAAAATGAGTGCGCTACTAGATTCTGGCTTTACAGATACTTATCGCCATTTTTACCCTGAAAAGCAAGGGGCTTACACTTGGTGGAGCTATATGGGCAAGGCTAGGGCAAACAACACGGGGTGGCGGATTGATTATTTTTTATGTTCTAAAATTTTAGATTCTAGATTAAAAAGTGCTAGCATTTACCCTGAAATTTTAGGAAGTGATCATTGTCCTGTGGGAATAGAAATTGATTGA
- the ybeY gene encoding rRNA maturation RNase YbeY, protein MFLEILKDLGLQDKQCELLFVENAKIQALNLEFRGIDKPTDVLSFPLEFSLLLGSIVISVEFASKIAQELGHSLNDEIALLFIHGVLHLLGFDHEVDNGEHRERERKIVEKFGLPKSLIVRTQG, encoded by the coding sequence ATATTTTTAGAAATTTTAAAAGACTTAGGATTGCAAGATAAGCAATGCGAGCTTTTATTTGTGGAGAATGCAAAAATCCAAGCATTAAATTTAGAATTTAGAGGGATTGATAAGCCAACTGATGTGTTATCTTTTCCTTTAGAGTTTTCTCTGCTTTTAGGAAGTATTGTAATTTCAGTAGAGTTTGCAAGTAAAATTGCACAAGAATTAGGGCATAGCTTAAATGATGAAATCGCCTTGCTTTTTATCCACGGAGTGTTGCATTTGCTAGGATTTGATCACGAAGTGGATAATGGGGAGCATAGAGAGAGAGAAAGAAAGATTGTAGAGAAGTTTGGCTTGCCTAAGAGTTTGATTGTGCGCACACAAGGTTAA
- a CDS encoding metal-dependent hydrolase: MLGKTHIAFALGLGALGAVGFSALTQTSLSAKDLGVFYGAITLGALLPDIDEPNSTIGKKTIGISNVIKAIFGHRGLTHSLSFLIIVGILLLFASAFGAEFLKGIPLVSGFVKDLDEAVLEIFVFGVLLGCVFHLMGDMLTPSGVPLFLPFSAKSVHLIPAFLRFKTGGIWDYVIGAFSLFVFGALNYFGFQL, from the coding sequence ATGTTAGGAAAAACACATATTGCCTTCGCGCTTGGGCTTGGCGCGCTTGGAGCGGTTGGCTTTTCTGCTCTAACGCAAACTTCGCTAAGTGCTAAGGATTTAGGCGTGTTTTATGGCGCGATAACCTTAGGCGCGTTGTTGCCTGATATTGATGAGCCAAATTCTACTATTGGTAAAAAAACTATTGGAATTTCAAATGTAATTAAAGCGATTTTTGGGCATAGGGGGCTAACGCATAGCCTTAGTTTTCTTATAATAGTTGGAATCTTATTATTGTTTGCAAGTGCCTTTGGGGCAGAGTTTTTAAAAGGGATTCCACTTGTTAGTGGATTTGTTAAAGACTTAGATGAAGCGGTGCTTGAAATTTTTGTTTTTGGAGTTTTATTAGGTTGTGTGTTTCATCTAATGGGAGATATGCTAACGCCTAGTGGAGTGCCATTGTTTTTGCCCTTTAGTGCAAAATCTGTGCATTTAATTCCCGCTTTTTTGCGCTTTAAAACAGGGGGAATTTGGGATTATGTAATCGGGGCGTTTAGTCTTTTTGTTTTTGGGGCTTTAAATTATTTTGGATTCCAACTTTAA
- a CDS encoding response regulator transcription factor, with product MKAKVLLLEDDVALQEIIAECLEEEGYFVVCCDNGLEAANKAYEMDFDILLLDVMVAGQNGFKALREIRESGKDTPAIFITALNSLKDLEVGFKSGCDDYLRKPFELSELLLRIEAQLKRKGKNTLFDFGNGYCFDSKTEILYFENKIQKMPSKERELLKLLLKHNGEFVSLEQIYSVLWGYDEEPSELSLRVYIKNLRHIVGKDNILTRRGEGYCYKRA from the coding sequence GTGAAAGCAAAAGTGCTATTGTTAGAAGATGATGTAGCATTGCAAGAAATTATTGCAGAGTGTTTAGAAGAAGAGGGTTATTTTGTAGTGTGTTGTGATAATGGCTTAGAAGCGGCAAACAAGGCTTATGAAATGGATTTTGATATTTTATTGCTTGATGTAATGGTTGCTGGACAAAATGGCTTTAAAGCCTTAAGAGAGATTAGAGAGAGTGGTAAAGATACGCCAGCAATTTTTATCACAGCGTTAAATTCGCTAAAGGATTTAGAAGTTGGTTTTAAAAGTGGCTGCGATGATTATTTGCGCAAGCCTTTTGAGCTTTCAGAATTGCTTTTGCGCATTGAAGCACAGCTTAAGCGCAAGGGGAAAAACACACTTTTTGACTTTGGCAATGGATATTGCTTTGATAGTAAAACAGAGATTTTGTATTTTGAAAATAAAATCCAAAAAATGCCCTCAAAAGAGAGAGAACTTTTGAAGCTTTTGTTAAAACATAATGGAGAGTTTGTAAGTTTGGAGCAAATTTATTCTGTGCTTTGGGGATATGATGAAGAGCCAAGCGAGCTTAGTTTGCGCGTGTATATCAAAAACTTGCGCCATATTGTAGGAAAGGATAATATTCTAACAAGGCGCGGTGAAGGATATTGTTATAAAAGGGCTTAA
- a CDS encoding sensor histidine kinase, whose protein sequence is MAKFKMDMSKKTAFKILALYMLTSFVFLALVFYGWYGTKKDSIVESKINTLFENAHSLVVYLYEQVQNSLSKDLDYKKLLSSAHNELGISFLLIKENGEILFNALENLQNPKQIQAILNAQSLLKAPNHRGDKIVLKEDTMYLITQRIGGRFWHLMQQSFSNSKMESKNNIYMLVSSKGIKSELYTLLGVIFASFIAALLAISLVAYFLVSLSLKPLKEKIQQLNAFIKDSTHEINTPLSVILMSVERIKMYELSTHQQQKFERIKLAAQTLEQIYQDLLFYAFDEAKDLKLENVALTQLIAERIAYFEPFFKKKNIAICFSLELENSVESVISANYSRIVRVVDNLLDNALKYTQSGGSVEVVLGENFLNIKDNGCGIPKDKMDKIFKRYYRANANQGGFGIGLALVQQICTLYNITITCKSEEGKGSEFRLQWN, encoded by the coding sequence ATGGCAAAATTTAAAATGGATATGAGCAAAAAAACCGCTTTTAAGATTTTGGCATTGTATATGCTAACAAGTTTTGTTTTTTTGGCACTTGTGTTTTATGGCTGGTATGGCACAAAGAAAGATTCCATTGTAGAATCCAAAATTAACACGCTTTTTGAGAATGCGCATTCTTTGGTGGTGTATTTGTATGAACAGGTGCAAAATTCCCTCTCTAAAGACTTAGATTATAAAAAGCTTTTAAGCTCTGCACATAATGAACTTGGAATTTCTTTTTTGCTTATTAAAGAGAATGGAGAAATCCTTTTTAATGCATTAGAAAATTTGCAAAATCCTAAACAGATTCAAGCGATTTTAAATGCACAATCTCTTTTAAAAGCTCCAAATCATAGGGGCGATAAAATTGTGCTTAAAGAAGATACAATGTATCTTATTACACAGCGTATAGGCGGGAGATTCTGGCATTTAATGCAGCAGAGTTTTAGCAATTCTAAAATGGAATCTAAAAACAATATTTATATGCTTGTGTCTTCAAAGGGTATAAAATCTGAACTTTATACTCTTCTTGGTGTTATCTTTGCAAGTTTTATTGCCGCGCTTTTAGCAATCAGTTTGGTTGCGTATTTTTTAGTTTCTTTGAGTCTTAAGCCTTTAAAAGAAAAAATCCAGCAATTAAATGCGTTTATTAAGGATTCTACACACGAGATAAACACGCCTTTAAGTGTAATTTTGATGAGTGTTGAGCGTATTAAAATGTATGAGTTAAGCACACATCAACAACAAAAATTTGAGCGTATAAAACTAGCAGCACAAACACTAGAGCAGATTTATCAAGATTTGCTTTTTTATGCTTTTGATGAAGCAAAGGATTTAAAATTAGAAAATGTTGCTTTAACACAATTAATCGCTGAACGCATTGCGTATTTTGAGCCATTTTTTAAGAAAAAAAACATTGCAATTTGTTTTTCTTTAGAGCTTGAAAATAGTGTAGAGAGTGTTATAAGTGCAAATTACAGCAGAATTGTGCGTGTGGTGGATAATCTTTTAGATAATGCCTTAAAATACACGCAAAGTGGCGGAAGCGTGGAAGTTGTTTTGGGCGAGAATTTTTTAAACATAAAAGATAATGGTTGTGGAATCCCAAAAGACAAAATGGATAAAATTTTCAAGCGTTATTACCGCGCAAATGCTAATCAAGGTGGATTTGGAATCGGACTTGCCCTAGTGCAACAAATTTGCACGCTTTATAATATTACAATCACTTGCAAGAGCGAAGAGGGCAAGGGAAGTGAGTTTAGATTGCAGTGGAATTAG